The genome window AGAATTATACAGCAACtacttaattattaattaactaTGGTGCAGGTGAATAATATGTTTGGGAGGGCTGCAAAAGGGCTATTTGACTGATCTTAGGCAACGCCTTGTTGTTTATTAGTTGAGGATTGTTTTAGTGCCTCTTGGTGGTGTGTGTttcttttcttcattatttctaAATCAACTATAACTTGTTGTATAACATAGTGATGCTAGAATGTaggaaatttgtttaaattaccTCTAATTTGTTGTATAACATAGTGATTTCTGATAAGTGACATTGCAGATCTTGCTTTCAGATAATAATTgataaacacaacataatagcccttaattaagacagaaacatttatacatAACCACTTAAAGTTGCACAAGAATGGCTTAGTTGATACAAGGTCAGTGTATCACAGCCACTTGAGTATTATTATTACACACACATCCAGCGAACACAGAAGTAGAGGCTGTGGATAGCTTCTACATGACAGAGACAAGATTTAGAGAGCTAGTAGTATTAGTAGGAGTAGATCATTTGTTGCAGGTGCAAGGGTCACAGCTGCAGTTTGATCCACACTTGCATCCTCCATTCTCTGCTGATCCCTCAAAAACATACTCTTTCTTGGGTGCAACACCAAACACAAGTGCCTCTTTGTTGCTGCTCTCCTCTGCATAGCTCATGTCTGGATACATCTTGCacctacacacacatatatgttgttaggggtgagagagagagagagagagagagagagagagagggagggagggagggagatgttgtcagggagagagagggagagggagagggagagagagagggagagggagggagatgttgtcagggagagagagggagagggagagggagtcaggagagggagagagagagagagggggagagagagagagtacccgGAGCAGCCATTGCCACATTTGCAGTCTGATCCACACCCACAATTTCCTCCGCAGCAAGACATACTTGAATACCTCTTGTTTAGCAACAAATGTTATTATTATCTGTGTTCTTGGTTGAATGAGTGTAGTCTGGGGAGCTATTTATAACGGAAATGAGGGAAGATCAGAGAAGGCAGTGTGGACATCCACCATACACGTGTATGTTACAAGTGAGATTTCACATCCCAATGCATCTTTCAATTCTTTCTTTCCACGCACATACGTTAAAGAAGAGGTTCTGATCTCACAACTCATGTTCTTTTCTCATGAAAGTCTACACCTACTTTTATCTACAGTACTGAGTTgtgttgtgacttgtgagttgtCACTCTAACCGAAAACAAATTCATGCACATCTCTATGACTCTATCCGGTTATCTctatctcttctctctcctcaatgAGTGATGTGTTCATCTGATCATCTCTCCTGTTTAACAAAAATTGTGATCGTGACCATTGTCTTTGTCTACGTGCTCGTAAATAATAAAATCGAAAATTCGAATATATTAAAGtattgaataatttttaatatatatatattgaataaaatttataattttttattataataatttagttTTAGCCTTTGTCATTTAAACTATCTCGCGCTGCTCCCAGGAGTACGGAGTACGAGATAGTTTAAACCCAAGTCGAAACTCATTCGACCTCAGTTTATCTGAGGCTCTGAGCAAACTAATGAATTTCTGCGCAAGTCAGCTGAACATGATTTTGGCCATGTTTAGAAGTCAGAAGTTTGGgcaaaaattagaggtttgaggtgaTTTAGAGGTTTGATCATTAGAATCCATTAATTTTGGtatttggtagttagcggattgaaatagaggtttgtgtccaaaaagctaattttgaaaaagctattttgaggagttttttggattACAGGTTTTgatttgtgtcagaaaaagctaatcaatcagctatttactaaacagttttacaagaaacaGTTAatccaatccgctagtcaaaacatctaattcaatcagctagtcaaaacatctaattcaatcagctAACAACTAACTGCTAATCTTCAAACAGGCCTTTGTTGCTGTTGAATTGACCGAGCTGAGAATTTTGTTGCACGGATCATATTTTCGAATTCAAACTCTTCTGAACTACACTCTTGGAAGCTTTTATTGAACCAAACTCATTCGTAACGAGAAATTAGGTTAcatataaaaatagtttagaactCAGAAAGCTGAGTTCAATTTGAACAATTTCAAGCTAAATCAAACAACTGAGTGAGTTGAGGCCTAAGTCCGAGATTGTTCAGGAACAATTATGTTTATTGACCGTCCTAGTCTATAGATTCCATGCTTGGTACGGTGACAATTTCAGAGATTTTATCTTAAAAATGATTAGCCTTAATAAGATTATATCTTGTTCAACACCTACCTGCTACTGCTTTGTCTCGCGAATTTTGCAGAAGATATAGAAAACATGTAATGCAATTGTCATCAGCTCGTTATATTATCAGGACAAATGGAACATTTCAAACaccttaagagcatctccagcagtgtgCTAACAGCttccttaaatatataataaaatatacctCTTTTAAGGCATTcctacattttattgaatgggaactccaacaacattccctattttatataattgaaattatattaattagaatATGCAAATATatgctatattttaaaaataattatgttaatttatgtaaacattaaatattaaaatatacataactcCCGATATATTAGGAAAatattatgtatgtataataaacAAGGCATTcctacattttattgaatgggaactccaacaacattccctattttacgttccttattattataataataatatattcaaaatatcctATACCTCTTTTAAAGAATTcctacattttattgaatgggaAAGTGTGAGAAAAGGAgggaagtgaatattttattattaaaagtagtATGAGGAATGGCTCtccaatccttaaaaatgaggaatgaaacttgcatcctaactttttaaggcaccactaaGACTCTGCTGGAGTTATATTTTTGTCATATTCCTTATAAAAATAGCTTAAGACATCATATAAGgaagctgctggagatgctctaaaggtTCAAGTCCTTACTAGTTGCTACTGGGAATCAAAATCAGGTTTTAGTAAAACTAATCCGGTATCTGCATCAGCAGTGGCGGAACCTGAGGGGGCTAATGGAGGCTAGAGCCCCAGACTTGGAAAAAacagttaaattttttttttttagcctCTCTAAATTATcaatgtcaatataattttttttagccccCTAAATTATCGATGTCAATATATTTGAGACCCCTGAATTTTTATCCTGGTTCTGCCACTGTGCATCAGGCAGAGGCTCTGGTCTTCACCAATTGCATGCTTTCAGATTTCGACTAAGAATTCTATAGATGCTATCAATTTTGAGGCAATAATCTATATCTTTTCTTCGGATCAAGAGGACTTAATCAAGAAAAGGTGCAACTTGAACAACTTCTTAAACCTATTACCACATTCTTAAACCTTTTCTTCCGATCAAGAGAACATAATCAACAAAATTGTCTAGATTTGGAAATTAGTCAGTAATCATAATCAGCATTTTATTATCTAATCAGGTAGCATCCAGAAAAAACATCCTGTGCAGGAAAAACAATTCCTGTACTTGACAACTTAGAACGGTTTGTTCATCGTTAACTCTCCAGTCAGAAATTCAGTATGTAATGTTTTGGTAATTGTATAAAAAGTGCACTATGGAAATTGAGGCTTCTGTGCCTCTATCACCTTAGCTTTCAATTtggttaaaaataataataataatttcagcTTAATTCGAAAGTTAACCTGATCGATGCACAACCTCATGACCACAGTTAATCTTCCAAAAGATCATCATACAACATTTCGTCGATAAGATCATCAAATAACGAATCCTCAATCTCAAGTCCCGCACACTCTGCATCAAATTGAAGGTTCATCCAACCATCACCTCTGTCTAGATCTCTGCCCACAGCATCATCCAGTGACCGGTAAGATTCAGGTCTCCAGCTCAAGTACCATTTAACATTTGTCCAGACCTCTCCAAGAACATGATATTGCACTGGCATTGGACTGATATGTGACCGACAAGTTAAGGGCTTAGGGAAGTAGCTGGATGATCTCGTATGGATCTCTATTAAGACCTCATTGATTAAATCAAACATAAGAAGACGATTGCAACTGcgcacttcatcttcagaacaaTCAAGTTCAGTGAGCGGGAAGCCTTCCACCTTTTCGATTACAGAAGGGTCGACTGGCTGGCCAGTGGAGTGCCATGTCCCAAGAAACTTATCAGCAGTAAAGCCAGATAGCTCTAATATATCTTTTACATAGTTGAAT of Daucus carota subsp. sativus chromosome 3, DH1 v3.0, whole genome shotgun sequence contains these proteins:
- the LOC108214579 gene encoding metallothionein-like protein type 2, MT2-18; the encoded protein is MSCCGGNCGCGSDCKCGNGCSGCKMYPDMSYAEESSNKEALVFGVAPKKEYVFEGSAENGGCKCGSNCSCDPCTCNK